A portion of the Corynebacterium occultum genome contains these proteins:
- a CDS encoding amino acid permease yields the protein MTTQETSQAGNPGLGKGLKPRHLTMMGLGSAIGAGLFLGTGVGIRAAGPAILIAYMIAGAIVVLVMQMLGELAAARPSSGSFSTYARQAYGHWAGFTLGWLYWFMLIMVLGAEMTGAAAIMGSWFGVDPWIPALVAVIFFVVVNLAKVSGFGEFEYWFAFIKVAVIIGFLIIGALLIFGLLPGSTFVGTQNFLGEAGFMPNGIAGVAAGLLAVAFAFGGIEIVTIAAAESSEPERSIATAVRAVIWRIAVFYLGSVLVMTFLLPYSQIDNAETAAESPFTAVLSLANLPGVVGFMEAVIVLALLSAFNAQIFATSRLVHDLALEGDAPALFKTLSSAKVPINAVVLSMVFAFVSVGLQWWNPTGLLDFLLNAVGGCLLVVWVMIVLSYLKLHPELEHNKEITTVRMWGWPWLAWATLISLVGLIVLMLFDAGARGQIYSVVVVVVLLIALSFTTRGKKVR from the coding sequence ATGACAACACAGGAGACCTCCCAAGCCGGTAACCCCGGGCTCGGTAAGGGACTTAAGCCTAGACACTTGACCATGATGGGGTTGGGGTCCGCTATCGGCGCGGGCCTCTTCCTCGGAACCGGCGTGGGTATCCGCGCGGCAGGTCCAGCCATCCTGATCGCCTACATGATCGCCGGTGCCATCGTGGTGTTGGTGATGCAGATGCTCGGCGAGCTGGCGGCGGCCCGGCCCTCCTCCGGTTCCTTCTCCACCTATGCCCGCCAGGCTTATGGCCATTGGGCCGGTTTCACCCTCGGCTGGTTGTACTGGTTCATGCTGATCATGGTGCTCGGCGCGGAGATGACCGGAGCCGCGGCGATCATGGGCAGCTGGTTCGGGGTGGATCCCTGGATTCCGGCGCTGGTGGCCGTGATCTTCTTCGTGGTGGTCAACCTGGCGAAGGTCAGTGGTTTCGGTGAGTTCGAGTACTGGTTCGCCTTCATCAAGGTGGCGGTGATCATCGGTTTCCTGATCATCGGTGCACTGCTGATCTTCGGTCTGCTGCCCGGTTCCACCTTCGTGGGTACCCAGAACTTCCTCGGCGAGGCCGGTTTCATGCCCAATGGCATTGCCGGTGTGGCTGCTGGCCTGTTGGCCGTGGCCTTCGCTTTCGGTGGTATCGAGATCGTCACCATCGCCGCCGCGGAATCTTCCGAGCCGGAGCGTTCCATCGCCACCGCGGTGCGTGCCGTGATCTGGCGCATCGCAGTCTTCTACCTGGGTTCGGTGCTGGTGATGACCTTCCTGCTGCCTTATTCCCAGATCGACAACGCCGAGACCGCCGCCGAGTCCCCCTTCACCGCGGTGCTGAGCCTGGCCAACCTGCCGGGTGTGGTCGGTTTCATGGAGGCCGTCATCGTCCTGGCGTTGCTCTCCGCCTTCAACGCCCAGATCTTCGCCACCTCCCGACTGGTCCATGACCTCGCCCTGGAAGGTGACGCCCCGGCATTGTTCAAGACGTTGAGTTCCGCCAAGGTGCCCATCAACGCGGTGGTTCTCTCCATGGTCTTCGCCTTCGTTTCCGTGGGTCTGCAGTGGTGGAACCCAACGGGTCTACTGGACTTCCTGCTCAATGCCGTGGGTGGCTGCCTGTTGGTGGTCTGGGTGATGATCGTCCTCAGCTACCTCAAGCTGCACCCCGAGCTGGAACACAACAAGGAGATCACCACCGTCCGGATGTGGGGGTGGCCCTGGTTGGCCTGGGCCACCCTGATCTCTCTGGTGGGTCTGATCGTCCTGATGCTCTTCGATGCCGGAGCCCGCGGCCAGATCTACTCCGTGGTCGTGGTCGTTGTGCTTCTCATTGCACTTTCCTTCACCACACGCGGCAAGAAGGTCAGGTAA